A stretch of the Diprion similis isolate iyDipSimi1 chromosome 14, iyDipSimi1.1, whole genome shotgun sequence genome encodes the following:
- the LOC124414981 gene encoding actin-related protein 2-like produces the protein MDPAVFPEEIWIKILLYCDVPDIIAFGSTCKYLRKTSDTDYLWKIKWLQLISKVQFKFPDMKCLQLLSVSFKAMCYRLHMVVTLGESVPFPKCYHCSGYTCQRNCVEGSSSKVVIEIGNKYTWVITPHFGLRRHFSMFGIPKCNTANAEVQTQAPSIASSSSRLKTDAKSIAKKLKLLRLSELATAKIPRPSGPFCVFCNPVKLYREKKRLASHQNDVQKYSSTNPIYQKLLNGYCADTVEVLGIPNVDVVSPAEALLSDGTFPVLKTFVDHLFHQMGLTATLRKPNAVLMFCEPLAMHPLLRKQLLHYLFQEVKVARVCLVPKPLAACAMLDVETCVVVDSGALSTTVAVVIGGRVMPDRWRLLPVGGYHVAHHLKQAMHWQPKEYHQIPVSYLDTMAVKERCRLSYNIENEERKRGPTRREHINLRVDSYADYKQFWRVSLGSELYIAPEMMYVSLGLPEVIKEVTMGLSEELTQDCLSHILLTGGNTDLSGFELRLSKDLRELLPEHSPILEVRSCPGTHSWNVAMGSTYVPLAVHPDKTPPEYVEGNPFWLSREEYVLFGCESLE, from the exons ATGGATCCGGCTGTCTTCCCCGAGGAAATATGgattaaaattcttttatactGCGACGTGCCTGACATTATTGCCTTCGGGAGCACATGTAAATACCTCAGGAAAACATCGGACACCGATTACTTGTG gaaAATCAAATGGCTGCAGCTCATATCCAAAGTACAATTCAAATTTCCTGACATGAAATGTCTCCAGTTACTAAGCGTTAGTTTTAAGGCGATGTGCTACCGACTTCACATGGTAGTGACGCTGGGGGAGAGCGTTCCATTCCCTAAGTGCTACCACTGCAGTGGTTACACGTGTCAAAGGAACTGCGTCGAAGGTTCGAGTTCAAAGGTGGTCATTGAAATCGGAAACAAATACACATGGGTCATAACACCTCATTTCGGTCTAAGACGGCATTTCTCTATGTTTGGCATACCGAAATGCAACACAGCTAACGCAGAGGTGCAAACACAGGCGCCGAGCATAGCGAGTAGTAGCAGCAGGTTAAAAACGGATGCAAAATCAATTGCCAAAAAGCTGAAACTGTTGAGGCTATCCGAGCTAGCAACGGCAAAAATTCCACGACCCAGTGGACCGTTTTGCGTATTTTGCAATCCAGTAAAATTGTATCGTGAGAAAAAACGACTCGCATCGCACCAGAATGATGTACAAAAATACTCTAGTACAAATCctatttatcaaaaattattgaatggaTATTGCGCCGATACCGTGGAGGTTCTCGGCATTCCTAACGTCGATGTTGTTAGTCCGGCGGAAGCCCTCCTAAGCGACGGAACTTTTCCGGTACTAAAGACTTTTGTCGATCACTTGTTTCATCAGATGGGTTTAACGGCGACGTTGAGAAAACCAAACGCTGTACTTATGTTCTGCGAACCACTCGCCATGCATCCGTTACTCAGAAAACAGCTACTTCATTACTTATTTCAAGAGGTCAAAGTTGCCag GGTATGTTTAGTTCCAAAACCCTTGGCTGCTTGCGCAATGCTCGATGTAGAGACTTGCGTTGTAGTAGACAGCGGCGCTCTGAGTACAACAGTTGCTGTCGTCATCGGAGGAAGGGTGATGCCTGATCGGTGGCGTCTATTACCTGTCGGTGGATATCATGTAGCCCATCATTTGAAACAAGCGATGCATTGGCAGCCAAAAGAATACCATCAAATTCCTGTTTCTTATCTGGACACTATGGCTGTTAAGGAGAGATGCAGATTGAGCTATAACATCGAAAATGAAGAGCGGAAAAGAGGGCCAACCAGAAGAGAACACATTAATCTTAGGGTCGATAGTTATGCAGATTACAAACAGTTTTGG AGAGTATCGCTGGGTTCTGAACTGTACATCGCACCTGAGATGATGTACGTTAGCCTCGGGCTGCCCGAAGTGATAAAGGAAGTGACTATGGGCCTTTCGGAAGAGTTGACCCAGGATTGTCTCTCCCATATTCTGTTGACCGGAGGTAACACTGATTTGTCGGGATTTGAGCTCAGGCTATCTAAAGATTTGCGTGAACTACTTCCGGAGCACAGTCCAATCTTGGAGGTCAGAAgttgcccaggaactcacagTTGGAATGTCGCTATGGGATCAACTTACGTACCTTTGGCCGTACATCCTG